GTTCCAAAAATGCCAACCCATCGAGTTGACTTTTAACTTTGTTATTGCCAGTTTGTTTCTTTTGTAAAAAGTGTTTGGGGGGGGGTGTTGTTATAACCCCCACTTGGCTATGACCTTGGATGCACTCAGTCTCATGAGGATGACTGGAAAGGAAAGGGAAGGGGAGAAGGGCAAACTTTCATAGCTAAAATTATCTGATAATCTTTAGGCTCCTTAGACAAAAAATGAAAAAAGTAGAGAATTGTCTCAGATAAATCCCTCAACCTAATCTAGTTCATATGGTTCCTGTGTGTAACAGATCTTTACCTGTGAAGGGACTTATGTGCCTCAATCACATTGCTCTACCTCTTAGCCACGGGCATGTCCTGTACTGGCAGTTATAATTACATCATGACTACAAGGCACTATTGAACCTATCGCCGCAGTGGTGTGCAATGCTGATAATTTTGTAACTAAAagagcctaaagagcttgaatacttcaGTAGGTACAGTACTAAATTTAttactatttataaaaataaaacattttatggTAAAATATTCTTTATTTTGCATTCCTGCTCTAACAATAAAGATTTTAGCCGCTGGTTTCTTTGCTTCATTTCCTGTGTCGTtatcttcatttcttcatttttttgttgtatttccaaaattttcatttttttttggtgTTCTACTCTGGCCATCTCCAACAGCTCCACCTGGAGCATCTGGTCATTACACTTCCTCCTAATAAAGAGAAGCATTGGAAGTTTTAATCAAATTCCGTGCATATTCTACAGGGACATTCTTTTATGCATGCGGGGGATTGTGGCTTGCCCGGTCGCCTGTACTGCGAGCCTGTCTCTCGCCTAGCACTTTGCCGCAATGCGGGCACTCGCCCGGCACTGGGTCAGTGTTTTTGCACAAGATTTCCTgcactttatgaaggtattatgtatatacacaaaCTTCCATAATGAAAATGACATTGGAACAACATACTGAGCACTAAACACATGAACACTTGACTGAACTGACCCTTACACTGATAAAAAAGCTCTTAGCAGACTGCAAAGAAGGGGAACTTGTGTAGTGCCGAGAAGTatattacggcaaagtgcttggcaggGGAAAAAAATCGCAACGCTAGGGACTGGGCGAGTGGCAATACCCTGCAGAacttaaaaatgtcatttctaaaataaaaattaacacttATTTACATACTTTGATGACCTTATTGGGGTTTCAAAGGATGGAGTTTCCTGGGGCATCCTTTCTTCTGCCCCCAAACTCTCTTCTTCTCCAGGTCCTTCCTAAAATGAAAGGAAAAGGAGAAAATTAGAATACATTATCCACAACTGTAATGTTGCTGTACCAAAGCGAAGTTGTCTGTGTCTATTGATCATGTAGGTACCTGAAATGCACCAGCATCATCATCTATGGTGTCAGGCAAAGGATCAAACTGGCCACCGAACATCTCCGAGAGGATCTGCTCGGGTTTCCCCAGAGGTGGTTTCGGTGGACCTCCCCCAGTTTGTCTGGCATCCCTTCTCTGCGCGTCGATGTCGCCCTTTGCCTTTATCTTCATTCTTTTCCATAAACCTGTACACAAAATGgaaaattacaaatttttgaaatgttCAGTAAGATAATTAGTAATTTCATAATTATGTCATCAAATGGGGTCCTAATaataaaaaacagaaaactttCCTAATTCAGAAGTATCATTTCAAATGTCCTCCGTCTGCTAGATAAGTAACATAATAATCATGGCTGACAGTGGCACAAATGGACCCTGCCATTTGTTGAATATGCCAATGAAACGTTGcttccataattcaagacagcgagaagttatgaccaacttaggcGGTATAAAAAAAACCTAGAACAATGAGGCAATGTTAccaacaaaacaatcatcattgtAGTCCAGAGGAAGAATGGAAAGGATAggcatataaaattaataatatctcACTGTCTTGCATTATGGGAGTGGCGTTTCATAGGACaaatcttcagccaatggcagagtcAATTCGTGCCACCGCCAGTCATGATTAAATATGAATACCAAAGACAAATAACATGTTTAAGTAGTTGAGAGGTAGCCATGCAGTAATTACGGATCTGAACATTGTAAAGCACAGATTGCGCCACTTCTGATTTAATATGAATAAGAAATAGAGGGCCTAGTGGCTTGTAACGTTAGCTTGAtcacagaccaatggctttgtcactagccggacctaacctatccagaccagctgttttgtcactagccagacataaccaatccagaccagttgctttgtcactagccagacctaacctatccagaccaatggttctgtcactagccggacctaacctatccagaccaatggttctgtcactagccggacctaacatatCCAGTCAAAacttcatacacacacacacacacacacataaacaaagTTTAACGTACATAGGAGAACGGAAGGAAGATTTATACCAAATTTAGCATACCTTATTGGAGAGCATCTAAAGAATAATTTGTTCCCTCGAAAATCAGTACTTGTGACATAGCAACCTCTGTACGGAACAACATCCATGTTTAACAATACCTTGTTaattaccatagcaacgaagaaTTAATTCATGACCGTAGCAAATAACCACGAATAAATAAAACAGCCCAACTGGTACTAGGATCTAAGTGAAGTTGGTACCAGGAACTAATTATGTTACATCAGTTGGTACCAGTCACCAAGAACTTACTTACATCCCTAATGATA
This DNA window, taken from Anabrus simplex isolate iqAnaSimp1 chromosome X, ASM4041472v1, whole genome shotgun sequence, encodes the following:
- the LOC137503062 gene encoding uncharacterized protein, with product MAKFNCRERELLAEICKNYPILADMGYHLDTVTKKKEAWVKIQAEFNSMNAGKPPKDVPQLKGLWKRMKIKAKGDIDAQRRDARQTGGGPPKPPLGKPEQILSEMFGGQFDPLPDTIDDDAGAFQEGPGEEESLGAEERMPQETPSFETPIRSSKYVNKC